A part of Microbacterium terregens genomic DNA contains:
- a CDS encoding flavin reductase family protein, whose amino-acid sequence MRTRAAVSGERDARDFDSAGFRDALGHYASGLTVVTGADDDGAVGFTCQSFYSVSMEPPLVSISVMRTSDSYPRLRRSGRFAVNVLSAGQRGMSARFARKGVDRWAGVEWTESPSGNPLLRESLLWVDCEVWAEHEAGDHLIVIGHVRSLGRAEPAAAAPLIFYRGRYHELSGTPSPTGSPSAHHEVTAPASGAQANGAPR is encoded by the coding sequence ATGAGAACGCGCGCGGCGGTTTCGGGCGAACGGGACGCCCGCGACTTCGACAGCGCCGGATTCCGCGATGCCCTCGGCCATTACGCCTCGGGGCTGACGGTGGTCACCGGCGCCGATGACGACGGGGCGGTGGGGTTCACCTGCCAGTCGTTCTACAGCGTCTCCATGGAACCGCCGCTCGTGTCCATCAGTGTGATGCGCACGTCGGACTCCTACCCGCGCCTGCGAAGGTCCGGACGGTTCGCCGTCAATGTCCTCTCCGCCGGACAGCGCGGGATGTCGGCGCGGTTCGCGCGCAAGGGCGTGGATCGATGGGCCGGGGTCGAGTGGACCGAGTCGCCCTCCGGGAACCCCTTGTTGCGCGAGTCGCTGCTCTGGGTCGACTGCGAGGTCTGGGCCGAGCACGAGGCCGGGGACCACCTCATCGTCATCGGACACGTGCGGAGCCTGGGCCGAGCGGAGCCCGCCGCCGCGGCGCCGCTGATCTTCTACCGGGGGCGATACCACGAGCTGAGCGGAACGCCGTCTCCCACGGGCTCGCCGAGCGCACACCATGAGGTCACGGCGCCCGCCTCGGGCGCGCAAGCGAATGGAGCACCGCGATGA
- a CDS encoding IclR family transcriptional regulator, with translation MDETPADPSAKRTAAARVLALLGAFSRGGGSLNLSEISRYADLSLTTTHRLAKEVLEWGGLEQDCDGRYRLGRKILDLASASTDALRLREMVLPHLVDLHRYTGLTVHLAARDGADVVYLEALRAHPNYTGENKIGGRMRLHATATGLVLLAHSASEVVDEYVREPMKVYTPKTIRDEQTLRESLKIVRRQGFAIGSQFVTMRAGSIAAPIVNAEGVVDAAVGVVYLLGESDPNRLADHVRAAANRMSRALAEKPAPLDPRTIEFNRRHAGFA, from the coding sequence ATGGATGAGACCCCTGCCGACCCGTCGGCCAAGCGGACGGCGGCCGCACGCGTCCTGGCACTGCTGGGTGCGTTCTCTCGGGGCGGCGGCTCGCTGAATCTCTCCGAGATCAGCCGGTACGCGGACCTCTCGCTGACCACCACTCACCGGCTCGCGAAAGAAGTGCTGGAGTGGGGCGGTCTCGAGCAGGACTGCGATGGGCGCTATCGGCTGGGGCGCAAGATCCTCGACCTGGCCTCCGCCTCGACGGACGCACTCCGGCTTCGTGAAATGGTGCTGCCGCATCTGGTCGACCTGCACCGCTACACCGGTTTGACCGTGCACCTCGCCGCCCGCGACGGTGCGGACGTGGTTTATCTGGAAGCACTGCGTGCGCATCCGAACTACACGGGTGAGAACAAGATCGGCGGCCGCATGCGGTTGCACGCGACGGCGACCGGACTCGTTCTGCTCGCCCATTCCGCCTCGGAGGTCGTCGACGAGTACGTGCGCGAGCCGATGAAGGTGTACACGCCGAAGACGATCCGCGATGAGCAGACCCTTCGGGAGAGCCTCAAGATCGTGCGGCGCCAAGGGTTCGCGATCGGCAGCCAGTTCGTGACGATGCGTGCGGGGTCGATCGCCGCGCCGATCGTGAATGCCGAAGGCGTGGTGGATGCCGCGGTCGGCGTGGTCTACCTGCTCGGCGAGAGCGACCCCAATCGCCTCGCCGACCACGTTCGCGCTGCGGCCAATCGCATGTCGCGCGCGCTCGCCGAGAAGCCCGCCCCGCTGGATCCGCGCACCATCGAATTCAACCGCCGCCACGCAGGTTTCGCCTGA
- a CDS encoding NAD(P)H-dependent oxidoreductase yields the protein MTLRVSIVVGNPKPQSRTLTVALELAQAIIGASEHSLRVIDLVEHADQMFSWPSDEMAELNTAVAESDLVLFGSPTYKATYTGLLKAFLDRYPANGLQGVVAVPVQTGADLAHSLGPSFGLIPLLLELGAVVPGRGFYFVTGQMNALGPQVRSAADEYRAQIERVAALGSALTDSATVRPRA from the coding sequence ATGACGCTGAGAGTCAGCATCGTCGTCGGCAACCCGAAGCCGCAGTCCCGCACACTCACCGTGGCGCTGGAGCTCGCGCAGGCGATCATCGGCGCAAGCGAGCACTCGCTGCGAGTGATCGATCTCGTCGAGCACGCCGACCAGATGTTCTCCTGGCCCTCTGATGAGATGGCCGAGCTGAACACCGCGGTCGCGGAGTCCGACCTGGTTCTGTTCGGATCGCCGACCTACAAGGCGACGTACACCGGCCTGCTCAAGGCCTTCCTCGATCGTTACCCGGCGAACGGGCTGCAGGGCGTGGTCGCGGTGCCGGTGCAGACGGGCGCGGACCTGGCGCACTCCCTCGGCCCCTCCTTCGGCCTGATCCCCCTCCTCCTCGAACTGGGCGCCGTCGTCCCGGGTCGCGGGTTCTACTTCGTGACGGGTCAGATGAACGCGCTCGGCCCGCAGGTGCGAAGCGCCGCCGACGAGTATCGCGCGCAGATCGAGCGGGTCGCCGCGCTCGGATCCGCCCTGACCGATTCGGCGACAGTCAGGCCGAGAGCATGA